The Flavobacteriales bacterium genome contains the following window.
CGGCCTGCGTGGTCTTGCGGCCGCTGAGCATCTGCGCTACGGCCAGCACACGCTCTTCGTCGTCGAGGAACCGCAGGTTGGTGTGCGTGCCCTTGGCATCGGAGGTCTTGGTGACCAGCAAGTGCTCATCGGCCTTGCTGGCGATCTGCGGCAGGTGGGTGATGGTCACCACCTGACGTTGCTTGCCCATGCGGGCCATGAGTTCGCCCACACGATCGGCCGTGCCACCGCTCACACCGGTGTCGATCTCGTCGAACACGATGGTGGGCAGGCCAGTGCTCTGTGCGGCGAGGGTAAGCAGGGCCAGCATCACGCGGCTCACCTCTCCCCCGCTGGCCACGCGCTCCAACGGCTCGGGCGCGCGGTCGGCATTGGCGCTGAAACAGGCTTTGATGCGGTCGGCACCTGTGGGGCCCGGCTCCGCAACTTGGTGCTCGAACACGAAAACCGCGTGCGGCATCCCCAGTTCGTGCAACAACGTGCTCACCTGCTCGGCCAAGGGCGCCATGGCTTTGCGGCGGGCTTTCGATAGGCTATCGGCGAAAACGAGCAGCGCCTTCCGCGCGGCTACCTCTTCGAGCTCCAGCTGAACGATGCGATCGGCCATGGAACCGATCTCGCCGCAACGCGCGGTGAGCTGCTCGCACAGCGCGATCAGTTCGGCTTCGTCCTTCACCCTGTGCTTGCGCAGCAGACGGTTGATGGTGTCCACGCGCTCCGTCAAACGGGCGGCCTCGGCGGGGTCCATCTGCACCTGCTCGGCCTGGCGGGCGGCTTCGTCGGCAATGTCCTGCAGTTCGATGCGGGCGCTCTCCACGCGTTGGAGCAGTTGCGCCAGCGCGGTGTCGTGCGCGGCGGGTTTCTGAAGTTGTTGCTTGGCGGCGGCCACGGCGTTCAACGCGCCGTTCTCATCCGTAAGCGCGGCTTCCACGTTGAGCAGTGCGCGCAGCGTGCCTTCGGCGTTCTCGGTCCGCGCCAGGGCCTGCTCGGCTTTGGCGAGCTCGCCGTCCACGAGCTGCGCGGCTTGCAGTTCGTCGCTCTGGAACTTCACGTAGTCCAGTTCGGCCTGTGCCTTGGCCTCTTCTTCTTTCAGGTGCGCCAGTTCGCGGTCCAGCGTCCACCAAGCCGCGTGCAGCTCGGCACATTCGGCCACCTTGTCCTTCAGTCCGGCGTGGTGGTCGAGCAGGCGCAATTGGAAAGCGTGGTCGTGCAGCAGCAGCGTTTGATGCTGGCTGTGCACGTGCACCAGCCCGGCGGTGAGGTCGCGCAGCTGCTCCAGCTTCACCGGGGTGTCGTTGATGAAGGCCCGCGAGCGGCCGCCAGCATCCACCTGCCGGCGCAGCAGCGTGCGCGGCTCGAAGGGCAGTTCGTTCTCCGCGAACCAGGTCTTGCGGTCCTTGCCCACCTCCACCTCCACTTCCACGACGCACTTGCGCTGCGGGTCGCGGGCCACGTTGCCGTCCATGCGGTCGCCCATGGCCAGCCCTAAAGCTCCCAGCAGAATGCTCTTGCCGCTGCCCGTCTCGCCGGTGATGGCGGTGAGCCCTTTGCGCAGGTCGAGCTCCAGCTCTTCGATGAGCAGGTAGTTGCTGATGGAAAGGCGGGTGAGCATGGAGGCGAAGATGATGCGATCGGGGGATCCTCGTATGTCTTGGGGACATGTTGGGAAACGATCCGCAGAGTACAACTATCCGCACGGAAAGGACTGTCCACAGATGACACAGATGTCACGGATAAATACAACCGCCGAGCTGTCCGGGCATTTCATCTGTGTCATCTGCGCCATCTGTGGAAAAGGCCTGGGCGAGCTTGCGAGCCCCTACCTCGGCGTGAACACCATCCGCTTCACCTCCAACCGCGGACTTC
Protein-coding sequences here:
- the recN gene encoding DNA repair protein RecN, encoding MLTRLSISNYLLIEELELDLRKGLTAITGETGSGKSILLGALGLAMGDRMDGNVARDPQRKCVVEVEVEVGKDRKTWFAENELPFEPRTLLRRQVDAGGRSRAFINDTPVKLEQLRDLTAGLVHVHSQHQTLLLHDHAFQLRLLDHHAGLKDKVAECAELHAAWWTLDRELAHLKEEEAKAQAELDYVKFQSDELQAAQLVDGELAKAEQALARTENAEGTLRALLNVEAALTDENGALNAVAAAKQQLQKPAAHDTALAQLLQRVESARIELQDIADEAARQAEQVQMDPAEAARLTERVDTINRLLRKHRVKDEAELIALCEQLTARCGEIGSMADRIVQLELEEVAARKALLVFADSLSKARRKAMAPLAEQVSTLLHELGMPHAVFVFEHQVAEPGPTGADRIKACFSANADRAPEPLERVASGGEVSRVMLALLTLAAQSTGLPTIVFDEIDTGVSGGTADRVGELMARMGKQRQVVTITHLPQIASKADEHLLVTKTSDAKGTHTNLRFLDDEERVLAVAQMLSGRKTTQAALENARVLLKGK